One genomic region from Bacillus sp. SLBN-46 encodes:
- a CDS encoding NADPH:quinone oxidoreductase family protein: protein MKAVQLKEYGGPEVLNLVDIEKPVPKGHEVLIEIKAIGVNYADTARREGQYVVKTPLPFIPGAEIAGIVAQVGEKVTKVKPGTRIVTLIESGGYAEFALADERALIPIPEQLDFHTAVALPLQGLSAYHILKTMGRLEKGESVLVHAAAGGVGTIAVQLAKLFGAGKIIATASSDEKLALAREMGADVLINYTEPDWEQQVLEATDGRGVNVALEMVGGEVFNKTVRCLATFGRLVIFGAASGEQSRFYPSSLMGRNQSVIGFFLPQIMRKQELLQPSLVELLTYLGEGKLKLTIGGVFPLEEAAQVHTLLQSRKTQGKLILEP from the coding sequence ATGAAAGCAGTACAATTAAAGGAATATGGTGGACCAGAGGTATTAAATCTAGTGGATATTGAAAAACCAGTTCCTAAAGGTCACGAAGTACTTATAGAAATCAAGGCTATTGGTGTGAACTATGCTGATACAGCGCGAAGAGAAGGACAATATGTGGTAAAAACACCTCTCCCTTTCATACCCGGTGCTGAGATTGCTGGGATAGTCGCTCAAGTAGGAGAAAAAGTAACAAAAGTAAAGCCAGGTACAAGAATTGTGACGTTAATTGAATCAGGAGGATATGCTGAATTTGCCCTTGCCGATGAACGTGCTTTAATCCCAATCCCTGAACAATTGGATTTTCATACCGCAGTTGCCTTGCCGCTCCAAGGTTTAAGTGCGTATCATATTTTAAAAACAATGGGCCGATTAGAAAAGGGTGAGAGTGTCCTCGTTCATGCGGCTGCGGGCGGCGTAGGTACTATTGCTGTACAGCTTGCAAAATTGTTTGGTGCTGGAAAAATAATTGCTACCGCAAGCTCCGATGAAAAGTTAGCGTTAGCTCGTGAAATGGGAGCAGATGTACTAATCAATTATACTGAGCCTGACTGGGAACAACAGGTTCTCGAGGCAACAGATGGTAGGGGGGTAAATGTTGCCCTTGAAATGGTCGGCGGAGAAGTTTTCAATAAGACCGTTAGGTGTCTTGCCACATTTGGTCGACTTGTCATCTTTGGGGCTGCAAGCGGGGAACAAAGTCGTTTCTATCCATCCTCACTAATGGGAAGAAATCAATCAGTGATCGGATTCTTCCTGCCACAAATTATGAGAAAACAAGAATTATTGCAACCTAGTTTAGTAGAGCTTCTTACCTATTTAGGTGAAGGGAAACTAAAACTTACAATAGGCGGGGTTTTCCCATTAGAGGAAGCAGCACAAGTCCATACACTTTTACAATCACGGAAAACACAAGGAAAACTCATTTTAGAACCGTAA
- a CDS encoding phosphotransferase family protein gives MNKDTIPVRKGEELNLVVLEKFLRETFETLPAGPLEILQFSAGHSNLTYQLKMGEWEAVLRRPPLGPVAPKAHDMEREYKILSELNPFFSVAPKPLLFSDNLEIVGSSFFLMERKNGIVIDTSFPDGIQVTKELCHHLSEVMVEKLVELHAIDYKQTGLSLISKPEGFLERQVHGWINRYERAKTDEIAVVDTLKKWLVDHIPREHESTIIHYDYKFNNAMYNEQFTEMVGLFDWEMTTVGDPLADLGVAMSYWNQSDDSDLLIKGLGREPVTAVYDGFFTRNQFIELYAQKSGRDISNFNFNLTFAYFKLAVIGQQIYYRFKKGQTNDMRFANFNHFVKNLILHAAHVADQKV, from the coding sequence ATGAATAAGGATACAATTCCTGTTCGAAAAGGAGAAGAGTTGAATTTAGTAGTATTGGAAAAGTTCTTACGTGAAACGTTTGAAACGTTGCCAGCCGGGCCACTTGAGATTTTACAATTCTCTGCTGGTCATTCAAATCTAACCTATCAACTAAAAATGGGTGAGTGGGAAGCGGTTTTAAGACGTCCTCCACTTGGACCAGTTGCACCGAAGGCTCATGATATGGAACGGGAATATAAAATACTTTCTGAGTTAAATCCGTTTTTTTCTGTGGCGCCTAAGCCCCTTCTTTTTTCAGATAACCTCGAAATTGTGGGTAGTTCGTTTTTCCTCATGGAAAGAAAAAATGGGATCGTGATTGACACTTCCTTCCCGGATGGCATTCAAGTAACAAAAGAACTTTGTCACCACCTATCTGAAGTAATGGTTGAGAAATTGGTAGAACTACATGCGATCGACTACAAACAAACAGGTCTATCATTAATTAGCAAGCCTGAAGGCTTCCTTGAAAGACAGGTACACGGATGGATTAACAGGTATGAAAGGGCAAAAACGGATGAGATAGCTGTTGTTGACACCTTAAAAAAATGGCTAGTTGACCATATTCCTAGAGAGCATGAATCTACAATTATTCATTATGATTATAAGTTCAATAATGCCATGTATAATGAGCAATTTACAGAAATGGTAGGTTTATTTGACTGGGAGATGACCACAGTTGGAGACCCACTGGCGGACCTTGGCGTTGCTATGAGCTATTGGAATCAAAGTGATGATTCAGACCTGTTAATTAAAGGACTTGGAAGGGAACCAGTCACGGCTGTTTATGATGGATTTTTCACCAGAAATCAATTTATTGAGCTTTATGCCCAAAAAAGTGGACGCGATATTTCTAATTTTAATTTCAATTTGACTTTTGCTTACTTTAAGTTGGCTGTAATTGGTCAACAAATCTATTATCGCTTTAAAAAGGGCCAGACAAATGATATGCGTTTTGCTAACTTTAACCACTTTGTAAAAAATCTCATCCTGCACGCAGCACATGTTGCTGATCAAAAGGTTTAA
- a CDS encoding phosphotriesterase-related protein has translation MKNVETVTGPIPVDTLGKTLIHEHFIFGYPGFQGDVTLGPFKEEEFLEAAIAVARQMQSFGVQTVVDPTPNECGRNPLFLKKVSEATGLQIICATGYYYEGEGAPPYFKFRQALGTAEEEIYEMFTKEISEGIAGSGIKPGIIKLASSKDQITEYEKMFFRAAARVQKETGIVILTHTQEGTMGPDQARMLIELGADPSKIIIGHMCGNTNPEYHKEVMDQGVRIGFDRFGIQGMVGAPFDQERVATLMDLLDAGYEDQILLAHDSVNIWLGRPPIMNEQVMKIMENWHPGHIFENILPTLRENGVTETQIDKMLGVNAEALFIGAPAKVF, from the coding sequence ATGAAAAATGTTGAAACAGTTACAGGTCCAATTCCCGTTGATACGCTTGGAAAGACACTTATTCATGAACACTTTATTTTTGGATACCCAGGATTCCAAGGTGATGTAACACTAGGTCCTTTTAAGGAAGAAGAGTTCTTAGAAGCAGCTATTGCTGTAGCAAGACAAATGCAGAGTTTTGGTGTTCAAACGGTTGTGGACCCGACTCCTAATGAATGTGGTAGAAATCCACTATTCTTAAAAAAAGTTTCAGAAGCAACTGGATTACAAATTATTTGTGCGACCGGATACTATTATGAAGGGGAGGGGGCTCCTCCATACTTCAAGTTCAGACAGGCATTAGGTACTGCTGAAGAAGAAATTTATGAAATGTTTACAAAAGAGATTTCAGAAGGAATTGCCGGATCAGGAATTAAACCAGGCATTATTAAGCTAGCATCCAGCAAAGACCAGATTACTGAGTATGAAAAAATGTTCTTCCGGGCTGCAGCAAGGGTACAAAAGGAAACGGGCATCGTAATCTTAACTCATACACAAGAAGGAACAATGGGTCCAGATCAGGCGAGAATGTTAATTGAACTTGGTGCTGACCCAAGTAAGATTATTATTGGTCATATGTGCGGCAATACTAACCCTGAATATCATAAGGAAGTCATGGACCAGGGAGTCAGAATCGGGTTTGACCGGTTTGGAATCCAAGGAATGGTTGGAGCACCATTCGACCAAGAAAGAGTGGCAACTTTAATGGATTTATTAGATGCTGGTTACGAAGATCAAATTTTACTAGCTCATGATTCCGTTAATATTTGGTTAGGACGGCCTCCCATTATGAACGAGCAAGTGATGAAAATAATGGAGAATTGGCACCCTGGTCATATCTTTGAAAACATCCTACCAACACTTAGAGAGAATGGAGTAACAGAGACACAAATTGATAAAATGCTAGGTGTTAATGCTGAAGCATTATTTATAGGAGCACCGGCAAAAGTGTTCTAA
- a CDS encoding 2-phosphosulfolactate phosphatase, whose protein sequence is MTKIHLLLKKEEINEEKMLEGNKIAVVLDVLLATTTIVSALKEGAKEVIPVLNSKEALELANRYKQGEYILAGELDAKPIEGFVYPSPTLIGEAITGRTLILSTTNGTVALRKSQSADKIYIASIINNPAVANALQKCNGDQTILVICSGNSGEISLEDFYGAGHFIDCLLKNGKFDLTDAAKAALYFYRGQDDSYEILQESYVGKLLEKYNQQTDLTLAASKGSASIVPVLKNGKVVIDTIFV, encoded by the coding sequence ATGACGAAGATTCATCTTCTCTTAAAGAAAGAAGAAATAAATGAAGAGAAAATGCTAGAAGGAAACAAAATTGCCGTTGTTTTAGATGTGCTTTTGGCAACAACAACAATCGTATCTGCATTAAAGGAGGGTGCTAAGGAAGTCATTCCCGTTTTAAACAGCAAGGAAGCCTTAGAACTCGCAAATAGATATAAACAAGGTGAATATATTCTTGCAGGTGAGTTGGATGCTAAACCCATTGAAGGGTTTGTTTATCCGAGTCCAACACTAATTGGAGAAGCTATCACAGGTAGGACATTAATTTTATCTACTACGAATGGAACAGTTGCTTTAAGAAAATCACAATCTGCAGATAAAATATATATCGCTTCAATAATCAATAATCCTGCTGTTGCCAATGCCCTTCAAAAATGTAACGGTGATCAAACCATTCTTGTCATTTGTTCTGGAAATTCAGGAGAAATTAGTCTTGAAGATTTTTATGGTGCCGGACATTTCATAGATTGCTTGTTGAAAAATGGTAAGTTTGACTTAACGGATGCAGCTAAAGCGGCTTTGTATTTTTATCGAGGCCAGGATGATTCATATGAAATACTACAAGAATCTTATGTTGGTAAATTACTTGAAAAATATAATCAACAAACTGACTTGACGTTGGCTGCATCAAAAGGAAGCGCTTCAATTGTTCCCGTTTTAAAGAATGGAAAAGTAGTAATTGATACCATCTTTGTTTGA
- a CDS encoding thioesterase family protein, whose translation MKHEIRVHVRFGETDALGHINNTSYFIYLEEARIRFIEALGYKMDTGNWNFILASTKCDFISQGYFDQSLLIKTYVSKIGNKSFQLEHDIFCSKTNHLLAKGNAIMVYFDFDKQESELLPDLIKEELKGFFVQC comes from the coding sequence ATGAAGCATGAAATACGGGTACATGTAAGATTCGGGGAAACTGATGCCTTGGGCCATATTAATAATACAAGTTACTTCATTTATTTGGAGGAAGCACGGATCCGCTTTATTGAAGCCTTAGGTTATAAGATGGATACTGGGAATTGGAATTTTATTCTTGCGTCAACCAAATGCGATTTTATCAGTCAAGGCTATTTTGATCAAAGCCTATTGATTAAAACGTATGTGTCTAAAATAGGGAATAAGAGTTTTCAATTAGAACATGATATTTTCTGTTCTAAAACTAACCACCTTTTAGCTAAGGGAAACGCAATCATGGTTTATTTTGACTTTGATAAACAAGAAAGTGAACTGCTACCTGACTTGATAAAAGAAGAACTTAAAGGCTTTTTTGTTCAATGTTAG
- a CDS encoding SDR family oxidoreductase: MRFSQSIAVVTGAGSGIGRASAIRLANEGAKVILVGRTRGKLEKTAEEINRTSKIPLAEIFTADCTDVEDVAELAEYVQLQYGDLHVLVNNAGGSRHSRILEITEQDWDYVQDVNLKSVFLVSKALGKIMIEGAQHEEQRSRAIVNVASLSGHQAGVEIPHYSAAKAGVINFTRSLALELAPFGIRVNSVSPGFVETPLTEKGLKNDRFVRAIQRNTALQRVGNPEEIASVIAFAASPEASYMTGADLLVDGGWLIK, translated from the coding sequence ATGAGGTTTTCGCAATCGATTGCAGTAGTGACAGGGGCTGGAAGTGGAATTGGCAGAGCTTCAGCTATTCGCCTTGCAAACGAAGGTGCTAAGGTCATCTTGGTTGGAAGGACAAGGGGGAAACTCGAAAAAACAGCGGAGGAAATCAATCGCACGAGTAAGATTCCGCTGGCTGAAATATTCACTGCTGATTGTACAGATGTAGAGGATGTAGCGGAATTAGCCGAATATGTTCAATTGCAATATGGAGACCTCCATGTTCTTGTAAATAATGCAGGCGGTTCTCGACATTCAAGAATTTTGGAGATAACAGAACAAGATTGGGACTATGTACAGGATGTTAATTTAAAAAGTGTGTTTTTAGTTTCAAAGGCGCTAGGAAAAATCATGATAGAAGGGGCACAGCATGAAGAACAACGAAGCCGAGCAATTGTCAACGTCGCCTCGTTGTCAGGGCATCAGGCAGGTGTAGAAATACCTCATTATAGTGCAGCTAAAGCCGGGGTCATTAATTTCACACGATCACTTGCTTTAGAATTAGCACCTTTTGGCATTCGAGTCAATTCTGTGTCACCCGGATTTGTTGAAACTCCTCTAACAGAAAAAGGTTTAAAAAATGATCGATTCGTAAGAGCAATACAAAGAAACACAGCTTTACAGCGTGTGGGTAATCCTGAAGAAATTGCCAGTGTCATCGCTTTTGCAGCATCACCTGAAGCATCCTATATGACAGGAGCGGATCTTTTAGTTGACGGTGGTTGGCTCATTAAATAA
- a CDS encoding response regulator transcription factor produces MRILVIEDSKSVCSMIEMFFAKEGIEGEFVNDGLEGYNRFKSETWDALIVDWMLPSMDGVTICRKIREEKFTVPIIMLTAKDSESDQVLGLEMGADDYVTKPFSPLTLMARIKAVTRRFQTQTPMEQKNMVQTEYFKVNKDTREVIVDGTPITNLTPKEFDLLYFMVEHPRQVFSREQLLESVWGYQFYGDERTVDVHIKRLRKKVETTSQPFFHTVWGVGYKFDESIKTD; encoded by the coding sequence TTGAGAATATTAGTGATTGAAGATAGTAAGAGTGTTTGCTCGATGATTGAAATGTTTTTTGCAAAAGAAGGAATTGAGGGTGAGTTTGTAAATGATGGTCTTGAAGGCTATAACCGCTTTAAAAGTGAGACTTGGGATGCGCTAATTGTTGATTGGATGCTGCCAAGTATGGATGGAGTTACTATTTGCAGAAAGATTCGCGAAGAGAAGTTTACTGTTCCGATAATTATGTTAACTGCAAAGGATAGTGAATCTGATCAAGTGTTAGGTTTAGAAATGGGTGCAGATGATTATGTGACAAAGCCTTTTAGTCCCCTTACACTTATGGCAAGAATTAAGGCAGTAACGCGAAGATTCCAAACACAGACCCCAATGGAGCAAAAAAATATGGTTCAAACAGAATATTTTAAGGTCAATAAAGATACTAGAGAAGTGATTGTTGACGGTACACCAATAACCAACTTAACACCAAAGGAATTTGATCTTTTGTACTTTATGGTGGAGCATCCGCGGCAAGTATTTTCTAGAGAACAGCTACTTGAAAGTGTATGGGGATATCAGTTTTACGGTGATGAAAGAACTGTTGATGTTCATATTAAAAGGCTTCGGAAGAAGGTGGAGACCACTTCACAGCCATTCTTTCATACTGTTTGGGGAGTAGGGTATAAATTTGATGAGTCCATCAAAACCGATTAA
- a CDS encoding ATP-binding protein, protein MSPSKPIKFKYFYQQFFSHISIIIVAFLILSLLFAHYVENLVYQNKADELNSYGKAILTDMKETPFATKEIMNQYSTVLAARKMSFSMFDEDGNLYLVGKRGPAIKGLSDKEWKKITEGQTLIVQSDFKRFGQEGVTFVVLPYHDNGRFVGGILLTSPISGSSDMIRQINKFLLYTILIASAVSLLLSWFLSRIHVNRIKRLREATSLVSAGNYHVNVKSSNFDEIGELANDFNHMVDKINTSMEEIESLENRRRQFMADVSHEMRTPLTTISGVIEGLRNNMIPEKDKEKGINLVSHEAKRLIRLVNENLDFEKIRSNQIQLFREDIQLLEVLEIIQEQLILQAEEKNNSLIVEVEPDIMVNADYDRLVQILINITKNSIQFTANGTIWLRGKEEMNWIIVEVEDTGIGIDPNELENIWRRFYKADISRTSNPYGEFGLGLSIVKQLVLLHNGEIEVFSEKEKGTKFVIRFQKIH, encoded by the coding sequence ATGAGTCCATCAAAACCGATTAAGTTTAAATATTTCTATCAGCAGTTTTTTAGCCATATTAGTATAATTATTGTTGCCTTTTTAATTCTAAGTCTCTTGTTTGCTCATTACGTGGAAAATTTAGTTTATCAGAATAAGGCAGATGAACTTAATTCGTATGGCAAAGCCATTTTAACAGATATGAAAGAAACTCCTTTCGCGACTAAAGAAATTATGAATCAATATAGTACGGTATTAGCTGCACGAAAAATGAGTTTTAGTATGTTTGATGAGGATGGAAATCTGTATTTAGTTGGGAAACGCGGACCAGCTATTAAAGGGTTATCTGATAAGGAATGGAAGAAAATTACCGAAGGACAAACACTCATAGTACAAAGTGATTTTAAAAGGTTTGGGCAGGAGGGGGTAACATTTGTTGTCTTACCTTATCATGATAATGGGAGATTTGTTGGCGGAATTTTGTTAACTTCCCCTATTAGTGGTTCTAGCGATATGATTCGTCAAATCAATAAATTTTTACTCTATACAATTTTAATTGCCTCTGCTGTTTCGTTGTTATTAAGCTGGTTTTTATCAAGAATACATGTAAATCGAATTAAACGTCTTCGTGAAGCGACATCACTTGTTTCAGCGGGGAATTATCATGTTAATGTAAAATCTTCTAATTTTGATGAGATTGGAGAGTTAGCAAATGATTTTAATCATATGGTGGATAAAATCAATACGTCAATGGAAGAAATCGAGAGTCTTGAAAACAGAAGAAGGCAGTTTATGGCAGATGTTTCTCATGAGATGAGGACGCCTTTAACGACCATCAGTGGCGTGATTGAAGGATTGAGAAATAACATGATTCCTGAGAAGGACAAAGAAAAGGGCATCAATCTTGTAAGCCATGAAGCTAAAAGATTAATTCGGCTTGTTAACGAAAACCTTGATTTTGAGAAAATTCGTTCCAATCAAATCCAATTATTTAGAGAAGATATTCAGCTTTTAGAAGTATTGGAAATCATTCAAGAACAATTAATACTACAGGCGGAAGAGAAAAATAACAGTCTCATTGTCGAAGTTGAACCGGATATCATGGTAAATGCCGACTATGACCGCCTTGTTCAAATCTTGATCAACATAACCAAAAATAGTATTCAATTTACTGCCAATGGAACCATTTGGTTAAGAGGAAAAGAGGAAATGAACTGGATTATTGTTGAAGTAGAGGATACGGGGATTGGAATTGATCCAAATGAACTAGAAAATATCTGGCGTCGTTTTTACAAAGCAGATATCTCAAGAACAAGTAACCCATATGGGGAGTTTGGTTTAGGTCTTTCGATTGTAAAACAATTGGTATTGTTGCATAACGGTGAAATTGAAGTGTTTAGTGAAAAAGAAAAAGGGACCAAATTTGTGATTCGTTTTCAAAAAATACACTGA
- a CDS encoding enoyl-CoA hydratase — MTQEHLIVEKLGPVLSLTLNRPESLNAFSPEMIVGLKDALNSAQQDEDVQVIVLSGAGRSFSAGGDVKTMGQAQGVQVYDHIGRLNELILLMKDTEKPIIAAVHGFAAGAGVNLALACDLIVAAEESKFALSFSQVGLVSDGGGSYLLPRLIGPHLAKQFFFTAEPIPAERLYQLGVINYLVPVEKLQEETTKFALKLAHGPGKAYGKQKKLIDQAFTSSLADILEQERLIQTLMVQTEDHQEGIAAFKEKRKAAFKGK; from the coding sequence ATGACTCAAGAACATTTAATTGTTGAAAAATTAGGACCGGTACTTTCTCTAACCTTAAATCGACCTGAAAGTTTAAACGCTTTTAGTCCCGAAATGATAGTAGGATTAAAGGATGCGCTTAATAGTGCACAACAGGACGAAGACGTGCAGGTCATTGTTTTATCAGGAGCAGGCCGTTCATTTAGTGCGGGTGGTGATGTTAAAACCATGGGTCAGGCTCAGGGTGTTCAAGTATACGACCATATTGGCAGGCTTAATGAACTCATCTTACTAATGAAAGATACGGAAAAACCAATTATTGCGGCTGTCCATGGGTTTGCGGCTGGTGCCGGTGTAAACTTAGCCCTCGCTTGTGACTTAATTGTGGCGGCTGAGGAAAGTAAATTTGCCTTAAGCTTTTCACAGGTAGGGCTGGTTTCCGATGGGGGAGGTTCGTATTTACTACCAAGGTTGATTGGGCCACATTTAGCAAAGCAATTCTTTTTTACAGCTGAACCAATTCCAGCAGAAAGATTATATCAGCTGGGGGTCATTAATTACCTTGTTCCAGTTGAAAAGCTTCAGGAGGAAACAACGAAATTTGCTCTGAAATTAGCACATGGTCCTGGAAAAGCATATGGAAAGCAAAAGAAGTTAATTGATCAAGCATTCACATCCTCACTAGCGGACATTCTTGAGCAGGAGCGTCTGATCCAGACACTGATGGTACAGACAGAGGACCACCAAGAAGGCATTGCAGCATTTAAAGAAAAGAGAAAAGCAGCATTTAAAGGGAAGTAG
- a CDS encoding TetR/AcrR family transcriptional regulator, whose translation MKEKITGQSIQLFEKKGFSETSIQDIVDSLGVTKGTFYYYFSSKEELLMDIHLGYINELLVHQEQILNDTSKNCKQKLFEIVNMLITNIQRQGAAAKIFFREMKNLSSERLALIVPKRDQFRLNIEALINDGISKKEFRQDLNARIVTMGILGITNWSYQWFNPNGMVSDREVAEIFVEMILKGIQEN comes from the coding sequence GTGAAGGAAAAAATCACAGGACAAAGCATCCAACTATTTGAAAAGAAGGGTTTTAGTGAAACCTCGATTCAGGATATAGTGGATTCTCTAGGCGTAACAAAGGGGACTTTTTACTATTACTTTTCAAGTAAAGAGGAACTGCTCATGGACATCCATCTAGGGTATATTAATGAGCTGCTTGTCCACCAGGAACAAATATTAAATGATACATCAAAAAATTGTAAGCAAAAATTATTTGAGATTGTGAATATGCTTATAACGAATATTCAACGGCAGGGAGCAGCAGCAAAGATTTTTTTTAGAGAAATGAAAAATCTAAGTTCTGAGCGTCTGGCGTTGATTGTTCCTAAACGGGATCAATTTCGTTTAAATATTGAAGCACTTATTAACGATGGCATTTCCAAAAAGGAGTTTCGACAAGATCTAAATGCACGCATTGTTACTATGGGAATTCTAGGTATTACCAATTGGAGCTATCAATGGTTTAATCCAAACGGCATGGTTTCTGATCGTGAAGTCGCAGAAATTTTTGTCGAAATGATTTTAAAGGGAATTCAAGAAAATTGA
- a CDS encoding long-chain fatty acid--CoA ligase produces the protein MSENKAWLAHYPETIEKSVTIPNIPMGQILHDTASKFPNNFALSFYGKKFTYDQLQSLAHAFTSALQQNEVQKGDRVAIMLPNCPQYVISYYGILNAGGIVTQVNPMSVERELEYILNDSGTETIVVLDALYPRVKSVQSQTNLKNIIVVSLQSSGQDFAPDRSFENFLTEGNGNVVPIEFEPEHDVAVLQYTGGTTGRSKGAMLTHRNVLANVIQCYEFFKHELEVGNEKCLTVIPLFHVFGMSSCMNLSIYTAGESIMLPRFDLEEVLNTIKNEQPTMFPGVPTMYVAITNHPKAEEYGINSIRTCNSGSAPMPVELLRSFEKKTGSKILEGYGLSEASPTTHCNPPFAERKPGSVGIGMPSTKYKIVDLATGTKEVSVGELGEVIIKGPQIMKGYWNMPEETANTLRDGWLYTGDIAKIDEDGYLYIVDRKKDMIIASGFNIYPRDIEEVLYEHPVVQEAVCIGVPDPYRGEDVKAVIVLKAGKKATEEEIIQFCRQNLAAYKVPRLVEFREQLPKTGVGKILRRALRDEVKQ, from the coding sequence ATGAGCGAGAACAAAGCCTGGTTGGCACATTATCCTGAAACAATAGAAAAAAGTGTTACCATTCCGAATATACCAATGGGACAAATTCTTCATGACACAGCCTCAAAATTCCCTAACAATTTTGCCCTGTCTTTTTATGGAAAAAAGTTCACCTACGATCAATTGCAATCTTTAGCCCACGCTTTTACCTCAGCACTTCAACAAAATGAGGTTCAAAAAGGGGACCGGGTGGCGATCATGCTTCCGAACTGCCCGCAATATGTCATTTCCTATTATGGAATTCTTAATGCTGGGGGAATTGTTACCCAGGTGAACCCTATGTCAGTTGAGCGGGAGCTTGAGTATATCCTAAATGATTCAGGGACTGAAACTATTGTGGTTCTTGATGCATTATATCCAAGGGTGAAAAGTGTTCAATCTCAAACAAATTTGAAGAATATTATTGTTGTTAGCTTACAGTCCTCAGGACAAGACTTTGCGCCGGATAGGAGCTTTGAAAACTTCCTAACAGAGGGTAACGGGAATGTGGTCCCAATTGAATTTGAACCGGAACATGATGTAGCAGTGCTTCAATATACTGGAGGCACTACAGGTCGGTCTAAGGGTGCTATGTTGACTCACCGCAACGTGTTGGCAAATGTGATCCAGTGTTATGAATTTTTTAAACATGAATTGGAAGTTGGAAATGAAAAATGTTTAACCGTAATTCCACTTTTCCATGTATTTGGAATGAGTTCTTGCATGAATCTTTCTATATACACAGCAGGAGAATCAATCATGCTACCTCGTTTTGATTTAGAAGAAGTCCTTAATACGATAAAAAATGAACAGCCTACTATGTTCCCAGGAGTTCCAACCATGTATGTGGCGATTACAAATCACCCTAAGGCAGAGGAATATGGAATTAATAGTATTCGAACCTGTAACAGTGGTAGTGCACCAATGCCAGTTGAGTTGCTCCGTAGCTTCGAAAAGAAAACAGGTTCGAAGATTTTAGAAGGCTATGGTCTGTCTGAGGCTTCACCAACCACACATTGTAATCCTCCATTTGCAGAGCGGAAACCTGGTAGTGTAGGTATTGGAATGCCTTCTACCAAATATAAAATTGTCGATTTAGCAACTGGTACGAAAGAGGTATCTGTAGGTGAACTTGGGGAAGTCATCATTAAAGGTCCGCAAATTATGAAGGGCTATTGGAATATGCCTGAAGAAACTGCTAATACATTACGGGATGGTTGGCTTTATACAGGCGATATTGCCAAAATAGATGAAGATGGTTATTTATACATCGTCGATCGAAAAAAAGATATGATTATTGCTAGCGGCTTCAATATTTATCCTCGTGACATCGAAGAGGTGTTATATGAACATCCTGTTGTTCAAGAAGCTGTTTGCATTGGAGTTCCCGACCCATACAGGGGAGAAGATGTGAAGGCTGTGATTGTCTTGAAGGCTGGTAAAAAGGCTACTGAAGAAGAAATAATTCAATTCTGTAGGCAGAACCTTGCGGCATATAAGGTGCCTCGTTTGGTTGAATTTCGTGAGCAATTGCCTAAAACTGGTGTGGGAAAAATCCTTCGCCGGGCCTTGAGAGACGAAGTCAAACAATAA